The Deltaproteobacteria bacterium region TTGTAAGCGCGGGTGCTGTCGTAAATCGCTTGCTTTGGATCGCTGCACTGGACCGGCGGCAGTGCCTCCTCGAAGCGCAAGACGTGCCGCCCGTCCGCTTCGCGCCAACTCGCCACCGGCACCACCGGCGCACCGGTGCTCAGGGCAATGACGGCCAGGCTGCGAAACGTCCACGCCCGGTGGCCGAAGAAGTCCACCGCCACGCCGTCGCGCCCGCCCGCGTGCTGGTCCATCACGAAGGCGACGGCATCGCCGGCGCCGAGCCGGTCCAAGATCGCCTCCAGCGCGCCTTTCTTGGGTAGCACCCCGAGGCCGGCCTGACGAAAGCGGCGCGTCACCAGTGCGTCGAGCGCGCGCGGCCACAGCGGCCGGCGCAGAATATGAAACCGCCCGCGGTACTCGGGGAAGTTGGCTATGCCGCCGACCGTGGCGATCTCCCAGTTTCCGAAATGACCGGTGAGCAAGAGCACGCCCCGGCCCTGAGCTTGTGCCCGCAAACACGCTTCCTTGTTCTCGACCCGAACCCGCGCCGCGCGCTGGGCGGCGGAGAGACAGGCAAAGCCGACGAACTCGGCAACAAAGCGCACCAGGTGCGCGCAATGCGCCTGGGCCAGCTGGGTCAGCTCGCCCTCGGGCAGCTCCTGGCCAAAGACGCGCCGCAGGTTGTCGCGCATCACCCGGCGCCGAAACGGCAGCGCATGATAAGTGAGCTTTCCCAGCAGCGGCACCTCGGTGCGCATCGGTTCGGCCACCGCCACCGCCGCCGCGCTGGTCTTGTCGTGCGTCAGCGACAGCGCGATCGCCGCCAAGCGATGGCGCGCGAGCAGGGCCGCGGCCGTCGCGCTGTAAGCCAGCTCCGGCGCACCGTAACCGTTGCGCACCACGTGGAAGTCGCTCGGGCCGATCGTGCCCAACGCCGCCTCCCGTGGAAACAGTTTGAGACACGCCTCCTTGGCCGCAAAGCGCGCCGCCAGGGCGGCCGCACGTCCGGCCCCGTCGCCGCTGTCGCAAAGCTCTGCCGCGGAAAACAGCTTGGCGAGATCGTGCGCCGGCGTCTGCCGCAGTAATCGTTCGATGCGCGCGATCTCGACCGTATCGACGCCGCAGCGCGTGCGCCCGCTCTCCATAATCAGCGCGCCCCCGGCTGCGCCCGCACGAGCACGGCGGCGGCGGTGCCGGCGAATCCGCGACCAATGACCAGCGCGACGTCGCTGCGTGGGATTCCGGCGGTAGCGGATACCGGGAAATCGCCGAGAGCCGGGTCGCATCGGCGCAACGTGGCAATGCCGGGAACCACGCCGGCTTGCAGAGATTCGAGGGCCAACACGGTATCGATCATGCCGGAAGCCGCCAGTGTATGTCCAAAGGCCCACTTGTAGGCGGTCACCGGCGGCGCCGCCGCGCCGAACACACGCCGAATCGCAGCCGCCTCCGCGGCATCCGACTGCCGGCCGCCGTTGCCGTGGGCGACAATCATACCGACCGCGGCGGCCGCGATGCCGGCATCAGCCAGGGCGCAGTCGATGGCGCGCGCCGCGCCATCACCATCGTCGCGTACGGCCAGCGGGCCTTGCGCCTCGGTCGTGCATGCGCCGCCGAGAACCTCGCCCAGAATGCGCGCCCCGCGCGCCACCGCCTCAGCTTCGGCCTCGACCACCAGCGCCGTCGCGCCTTCGCCCAACAACGTGCCGCTGCGCTCGGCATCGAACGGGCGCACGGCGTCTGCCGTCAGCAACCCCAGACGGTGGTAGTACAAGATCCCTTCCGGCTCGATCGGGGCATCGTGCCCGACCACCACGGCGCGCTCGGCTTCGCCGGCCCGCAGAGCCGCTGCCGCCTCAGTGAGCGCCAGCAGCCCACTGACGCTGTGGGTGGTCAGACAGGCATTCGCCCCGGTGAAGCCATAGCGGATGCCGAGGTGGCACAGGACATTGTTGGGCAACACCCGCAGCAGCCACATCGGGTTGACGGTTGCCGTCAGCTCGCGGCCAAAGCGGCGCAGATCGCCGGCGGCAGCGCCGAGCAGGGGCAAGAAGTCATACTGGTTGTGATACGAAGCCCCGCCGCAACCCACGTAGATGCCGGTGCGATCGTTGAACGCTTGCGCCGCCGCCGCTGCCAAGGCGTCGCGGTGTGGCAAGAGACCGGCCTCCGCGATCGCCCGGCCGGCGCTGTACAAGCCGAGCAGGTCGGTGCGCTGGACGAGCTTGTGGAGCTTGCGATCCGCAACCAGCGCCCGCGGGTCAAGATCTCTGATCTCACCGGCCAAAGGCCGCGGCCAGCCAGTGGTGTCCCACTGCTGAACCCGCCCGACGGAGGACCGGCCGGCGCACAACGACCGCCAGATCGCGTTCGGCTCCGTGCCGGCAGCACAGATCACGCCGCGCCCGGTGATCACAACGCGCGTGCGGTCAGTCATCGCCAGCCGCCGCCCGCAGCACTACGCAGCTGTTCGAGCCGCCGAAGCCGAAGGCGTTGGAAATTGCCACCCGCGCCGGGCGCCTGGTCGTGCGGTGTGCGAAGTTGAGGTCGCACTCCGGGTCGGCCACGTTCAAGTTGGCATTGCCGGGTAGAACGCCGTGCTCGATGACGAGCGCGCAGACGGCGGCCTCGACCGCGCCGGCGGCGGCGATCAGGTGTCCCATCAGGCTCTTGGTCGAACTGACCGCTGGGCGTGCGGCATGCTCGCCCAACACCGCCCGGATGGCGGCGCACTCACTGCGATCGTTCATCGGCGTCGAGGTGCCGTGGGCGTTGATGTAGTCGACCTCGTGCGGTTGCACGCCGGCGTCTGCGAGCGC contains the following coding sequences:
- a CDS encoding 3-oxoacyl-ACP synthase; this encodes MTDRTRVVITGRGVICAAGTEPNAIWRSLCAGRSSVGRVQQWDTTGWPRPLAGEIRDLDPRALVADRKLHKLVQRTDLLGLYSAGRAIAEAGLLPHRDALAAAAAQAFNDRTGIYVGCGGASYHNQYDFLPLLGAAAGDLRRFGRELTATVNPMWLLRVLPNNVLCHLGIRYGFTGANACLTTHSVSGLLALTEAAAALRAGEAERAVVVGHDAPIEPEGILYYHRLGLLTADAVRPFDAERSGTLLGEGATALVVEAEAEAVARGARILGEVLGGACTTEAQGPLAVRDDGDGAARAIDCALADAGIAAAAVGMIVAHGNGGRQSDAAEAAAIRRVFGAAAPPVTAYKWAFGHTLAASGMIDTVLALESLQAGVVPGIATLRRCDPALGDFPVSATAGIPRSDVALVIGRGFAGTAAAVLVRAQPGAR
- a CDS encoding 4'-phosphopantetheinyl transferase superfamily protein, whose amino-acid sequence is MESGRTRCGVDTVEIARIERLLRQTPAHDLAKLFSAAELCDSGDGAGRAAALAARFAAKEACLKLFPREAALGTIGPSDFHVVRNGYGAPELAYSATAAALLARHRLAAIALSLTHDKTSAAAVAVAEPMRTEVPLLGKLTYHALPFRRRVMRDNLRRVFGQELPEGELTQLAQAHCAHLVRFVAEFVGFACLSAAQRAARVRVENKEACLRAQAQGRGVLLLTGHFGNWEIATVGGIANFPEYRGRFHILRRPLWPRALDALVTRRFRQAGLGVLPKKGALEAILDRLGAGDAVAFVMDQHAGGRDGVAVDFFGHRAWTFRSLAVIALSTGAPVVPVASWREADGRHVLRFEEALPPVQCSDPKQAIYDSTRAYNAALERLVLRHPEQWFWVHRRWKAR